ATGATCGTCACCGAGTTCTTCAAGGGAGCCGTCGAGATCGGGGAGGCCGAGGTCGACGAGCGCGTGATCGACGGCGGCCTCCGGCTGATCCGGAACATGTGGGACGCGGGTCTCGCGCATCGCGACATCAAGCCGGCCAACCTTATGGTTCGAGACGGCGAGGTCTTGCTGATCGACGTGTTCTTCGTACAGGTTCGGCCTTCGCCGTGGCGACAGGCCGTCGACCTGGCGAACATGATGCTCGTCCTCGCACTCCGGTCCGACGCCAAGAGCGTCTACGAAGCCGCGCTCGACTACTTCACCGAAGACGAGATCGCCGAGGCGTTCGCGGCTACGCGCGGCGTGGCCAGTCCGACACAGCTGCGGACGGAGATGAAGCGCGACGACCGGGACCTCCTCGCGGAGTTCCGCGCGCTGGCGCCCGAGCGCGAGCCGATCAGGATCCAGCGGTGGAGCCTCCGCCGCGTCGGCATGACGGCGTGGGTGGTTGCGGTGTCCCTGTTCGCGCTTCTGCTCGTGATCAGCAACTGGAACGTGTTCTCGTGAGGTTCACGAGACCCGCCGTCGTGCTCGGCGTCTGTCTCGTCCTGCTCGCGAGCTGCGAGTCCCGCCAGCTCCAGCAGGTCACGTGCGAACCGGGCGACGCGAGCCTGATCCTGGTGGCGCAGGCGGTGCCGACGGCGACGCTCCTCCCGTGCATCGCCGAGTTTCCGGTCGGGTGGATCTTCGGCGGCTCCGAGATCCGGAGCGGGTCCGTGCGCTTCTGGCTCGACTCGGACCGAGCGGGACTCCAGGCGCTCGAGGTGCGGCTGAGCAGACAGTGCGACGTCTCGAACGCCGTCGAGGTCACACCAGGCGCCGACGAGGCCGGCACTCGCCGTTTCGAGGAGCCCATCAGCCTGCCGCCGAGATTCGTCGCCAACCGGTACTACCTGTTCGATGGTGGATGCGTGACCTATCGTTTCGCCTTCAACGTCAACGCATCGCCCACGCTGTCGTTCGACGTGGACGAGGCCCTCGCTTTCCGCCCCCGCGCCGCGCTCGTGAAGGAGATGCGGGAACAGGTCGGCCTGGAGCTCTGCGGTGCGGGCGCCAGCCCGTGCCCCGGTTGATCGACGCTCTGTGCTGACGAATCACCGTCGCGCGCTCGCGTACGCCGTCGGGCTGCTGGTCGCCACGGTCGTCGTGTTCCTGTTGGTGGCGTTCGACTCGACGCTCACGTCCGTGCAGACGGTGGACGACGTGGTCTATCGACGCGCGAACGAGCTCCGGTTCGGTGTGGCGACCGCGCTTGCGCGGGTGCTGAATGTGCTCGGGAGCGGTTGGGTGCTCATCCCGCTCAGGATCGCGGTGGCGGTGTGGCTCGGAGCTCGGCGGCGATGGCGGGCGCTGGCCGCGTGGCTGCTGATCTGGTTCGTATCCGAGGTCGCGATCAACCTGTTCAAGGCGTGGTACGAGCGCCCCCGACCGCCGGGCTCGCTCGTAGCGACGAGGGGGTTCTCGTTCCCTTCGGGACACGCCGTTGCAACGGCAGCGACCGCGATCGGGCTGGTGCTTGTCCTTCTCCCACCCGGGCATCGTCGCCGGCACTGGGAGGTCTATTCGGTCGTGTTCGCGTTCGTTATGGCGCTTTCGCGCGTGTACCTCAACGCGCACTGGCTCAGCGACGTGGTGGCGGGAACGCTGCTCGGCGCCACGATCGCGCTCGCGGTCGCGGGGCTCGTCACGGAGGTGCACGACGTGGTGATGAAGCGACGGGCGCGATCAAACGTGTCGTCGGTCGCCGTTCCCGTGCGGCGGTAGTACGTCAGCCGCTCCCGTCGCGACTCGGCGCGTGAAGGCGCTCGAACGACGCCGCCTCGTCGTCCGACATCCAATCCGGCCGAATGCCGTGGCCGGCGGTCGAGATGTGATTCTCTTCGACCTCTTCGCCGTACTCCCATGCCTCACCGCGTCGGACGGCCAGGAGCGCGTTGATCTCGCCGGCGTGGTAGTGCCAGTGGCCGGCGACGATCACGAGGATCTGTGAGACGGGGAGTGCGCCGCCCCAGTGAACTGGCCGCGGTTCGTCGAGGTCGTCGATCCCGTCGAGTGAGACGACCCACGCCGTGTACGAACGCTCGAACCAGTCGACGACCTCGGCGAGGTAGCCCTCGGTGGGCTCGATCGTGTCTCTTCGATCACGCGGCCAGTCGGTTTCCATCCAGTGACGCGGCTCGGAGTCGAACGCGTAGGAGCGGTAGACGGCGCTCCACGCGGCGACGTGCTTGGTCAGACCGAGGATCGAGCGGTACCCGCCCGCCGCGAACAGGGCCTCGTCCAGCGAGACGCCGTGGACGTTCTCGACGAAGGCGCGGCGCGCCTCCTCGAGCATCTCCCGCGCGAGTGTGCGATCCGTCCCCACGTCGCGATGATGCCACGCCCGCCAAGGCATAGGGTTCGGTGCGTGTATCGGCGCTGGCGTGTCGACGGTGCGCTCTTCGCCGTTAGTGTCGTCGTCCTGGCGTTGTCGATGCTCGTGGCGAGGGGCGACGAGGTGCCGGCGTGGGAGGAGACGGTCTTCCGATGGGTGAACGGGCTCCCCGACTTCTTGTATCCCATCGTGTGGCCGCTGATGCAGTACGGGACGTTCATCACCATCCCCATCGTGTTCGTCCTCGGCCTGCTGGTGAAGCGGTGGCGCTTCGCCATCGTCTCGCTCGTCGTCGGCGTGGGGATCTACTACCTGGCGAAGGCCGTGAAGCTCGTCGTCGACCGAGGCCGTCCGGGCGCCGAGCTCGTCG
This portion of the Actinomycetota bacterium genome encodes:
- a CDS encoding phosphatase PAP2 family protein codes for the protein MLTNHRRALAYAVGLLVATVVVFLLVAFDSTLTSVQTVDDVVYRRANELRFGVATALARVLNVLGSGWVLIPLRIAVAVWLGARRRWRALAAWLLIWFVSEVAINLFKAWYERPRPPGSLVATRGFSFPSGHAVATAATAIGLVLVLLPPGHRRRHWEVYSVVFAFVMALSRVYLNAHWLSDVVAGTLLGATIALAVAGLVTEVHDVVMKRRARSNVSSVAVPVRR
- a CDS encoding DUF664 domain-containing protein is translated as MGTDRTLAREMLEEARRAFVENVHGVSLDEALFAAGGYRSILGLTKHVAAWSAVYRSYAFDSEPRHWMETDWPRDRRDTIEPTEGYLAEVVDWFERSYTAWVVSLDGIDDLDEPRPVHWGGALPVSQILVIVAGHWHYHAGEINALLAVRRGEAWEYGEEVEENHISTAGHGIRPDWMSDDEAASFERLHAPSRDGSG
- a CDS encoding phosphatase PAP2 family protein produces the protein MYRRWRVDGALFAVSVVVLALSMLVARGDEVPAWEETVFRWVNGLPDFLYPIVWPLMQYGTFITIPIVFVLGLLVKRWRFAIVSLVVGVGIYYLAKAVKLVVDRGRPGAELVGDLELRGVGRFGHGFPSGHAAVSAALAVIASAYLPPLWGRLSIALAVIVSFGRVYVGAHLPLDVIGGAALGVAVAAAVNLIIGVPTNVKAPAPRTTAESRNREGTTTG